The Nicotiana sylvestris chromosome 6, ASM39365v2, whole genome shotgun sequence genomic sequence CTACGAATCTATCTAAGTCTTTCCATGACGaaggtgttttttttttttttttaaaggaaagCATCATATTCGCTTGAATTGTGTTGACAACTCAATTAAAGAATTAGGTTCCAATAAAATATGGAATTTACCCCTTTATGTCTCTCCAATTCCAAAGTATATTTGCCAAAAGCTCTCACTCAAGGTTTCGGAAACAACAACTTAGAAATATACATTCATTATCCCAGAACAATAGTCAAATTAAGCACCGACATGACCTTATCTTGGATGTCATATGTTTATTCTTTTTCCTAAAAGAACAGGACACCCAACTGTGAAACATGAAAAAATGGAATCGAAATGTTCATACTACGAAGTAAGAAGTTGCAATGATATAACAGCTTATGATTCAATAGGTTTAATTAGGATTTAGGACCTAAAAGGAAAGGATGTCCTAGTACAAGAACCCAAGGACCAGAGAAAATATTTGGTACGTTAAGCACGCAAAATTGCGTAAGCATGAAACTCCCCCTTAAATTACATTGCGGGTACGTccttaacagcttgtttggatgttgttacacatcgttttataatgtatcgtattgtattatattgtactatattgtatcatttgatgaatacaatgtttggatagattgtatcgtttgTCGTTGTTTCATTATATCATGtaccaacaatatgaagaataaatttacaatattataaaaaaaaattatgatacgAGGTAAATTTATTGTATAAAAAGGTAgagtaaatgataaaataaaataatttaataatagtGAAGGGTGAGATGAGAGAAAGACAAGATAACGATACAATCACACCAAATcgatcgttacataaagtggcacatttagTGGTTACGTAACgatggatttaacgatacgatacaacaCAATAGGGAacgaccatccaaacaagctgtaataCTCTCTCAAACTAAAACAGGAAGCAATTAAGGCAATGGAAATTAAATTGAGTTTGACTTACATAAACTAGGTGCTAAAAGTGTAAAAAGATATCTTCAATCAATTCGCTTAAGAAGTTATAATTACAGTATTTTTCCATATTGAGCATGGATGTGTTCCCTCGAAAATATGACAAGTAATACTAAATTACAATAGCACTATTcttgtattttcttattttcaaatTTCTTTTACGACCGGTTATTTCTTTTGCTTCAGTTGTCTTATTATCTTATTATTGTTACTGTTtcattttttccatggcttcgtcacttctgtatttctttttcaAAACTGCTATGATTATGCTTTCTTTTAGCcaagggtctatcagaaacaatTTTGCTCTATCTTCACAAGGTATTGGATAAGATATCCGTACGCACTATCTTTTCTAGACCCTACTTGTAACCTCACTTGTAAGATTACACTTGTTATGTCGTTGTTGTTGGTTTACATAAGCTTTTAAGGAGAGCAATGTTTTGGTTCCATTTGTGGGGTTGGGCATCTATGCCCAAAAATTAAGGTGGATGGAGATTATTGATtaagaaagaaggaaaagaaaagaataatatATACAATCCCAGGGAAGATCTTCTTATATATACACCCTCTTACACAGTCAGCTAGCTCCTACAGGAAAAGGAAAGATAACTGAGACCATTTAAGGTATATTTTAGCTCCAATtaataagaaaaatgaagtttagtTTCCCTCTTtgtgttgttattttgttatgcGTTGTAGCTCTAACAAGTGCTGCTTCTTCTGAAATTTCTCATGCATCTACAAGCAAAAGCAAAGCTGTcgaaaagcaagaaaatggtgcGGACAGTACTCTTGTTAGAGTCAGTTCGCACAAAGATGGAAATAAGTATGAGTTAGTAGAAAACAAGGAATTTATAGTGGATGATATGAAGGTGCCAAAAGGAATAATTCATCGTCGAGCTCGTCCTAATCATAGTTCAGCCCTATCCCTGAAACAGCACTTCATCTTCACATCAACAACTGGTCTTATTTATTTCTTGTCTCTTCTCCTGGTTTAGCCCCTTGCCCTCATTCCCTGAAACATTCCACAATAATATTCTATTTATATCTTTCATCTCTATGTCAACTACTGCACTTGTGATGTGGTGactgattttatatatatatatagcagctGGTTTTGTTTGATTGTAGTAAACTTCTGTATATGTGAGTGAAATGATGTCTTGATATGTGTAATATACTTTCTATGATTGGCTATGAAGAGTCTTTATGTGACATAGTTTCTCTAATTGGTTATGAATACTGTCTTTTCCATGAAATTAAATAAAGATTGTAAAAAATAAGAATTTCATTACCAggttgtttggatggttgttatgtaTTGTTTCGTAATGTATCATGTATTGTATCGTACTGTATCGTTCTAATGTATACAATGTTTGGATATGTTGTATTGTTTATCGTCGTATCATGATGTCATGCACAaataatatgaagaataaacttacaatattataaagaaaaattaagaTAGGAgatagaattattatataaataGGTAGGATAAAGGATAAAATAGAATCATTTAATAATAAGGAATGGCAAtgtatacggtagaaatcggGGCTACCCGATTTCATTCTTTGGTCGAGATAGGAACATCACGTCAAAGAGCTGAGACGTCCAGTCCGGATCGAGGTAGACATCGATTGCGACCAGAAAAAGACAGACTTCGAGTGACATCAGCTTAGCTTGATAACAGAAAAAGCGAGATATCCGCGATTGGTCGAGGATCGTGGCGTGAATCTCTGAATGGATCAATCTATAGCGGTTAATTAGATGTTAATATGGTTTCttactataattagaagtgtaccttatttaggactcctctattatataaagaaGGATCCCATTCTTTTGTAACATTCATTGTTCACTGATAAGAATATATACATTCTTTCCTGCTATTTCACTTATTGTTCATCAGAGTTGTTTTATCATTCTTACGATCCCACCTCGAGACTACCCCAAGTCGAGGTCAAGACCCGGCTAGTATActggtttgatttattttattctttaatttattcatttattttcttgcttATCAATTAGTATTGAACGagatcacgtatccttaaaaccacaaaataagtttaattgttatccaaatttgagggtaaacagtttggcgcccactgtggggctaaggataatagtgattgttcagtgttgattctgataacacacgttattttaCGCTTGCTCTTGTCAAGTATCTTTGCtctcaggttaaaacatgtagAACTCACAAAATGCACCCACACAGGGTGAAGATGGTCTCGGGTTTCACGGGAAAAACGACAATGTAATCGCTCCAGGAGCCGAGGTGCCACAGGCTAATCTCGGGGGAGCACCGGTTGCCAATCCAGTTGGTGTTAGTTCGCACGTTGCTTTATATGCGAACCTAGGCGCAAACCCCGAAGGGAGTGTACGCAGAGAAGGTCAATCTGGTGGCCAAGGCACACAACGCAGAGGAGACGGAGGAGTTAGTCTCCAGgtgatattcgagatgttatAGGCTCAACAGGCCGCTATTGCTCAGTTACAAAATCAACATAAAATTCCAAGTGGGGTCGAGCCAGAAATCACTCGCCGTACCGAGCCAGTGCTAGAAAGGTCGAATGATAATGAATCGGGGACTGATCCTGCAATAATAAAAAGGCTCGAAGAGCTCACCAAAAGAATTGAGTCAGGAGAGAAGAAAATCGAAGCTAATGATAAAAAAGTGGAAACATAAAAATCCCGAGTTGATCAGATACCAGGGGCACCACCAATCTTGAAAGGGATGGATTCGaagaaatttgtacaaaagtCATTCCCTTCGAGTGCAGCTCCGAAACCTATTCCAAAGAAGCTTTCGTATGCCGGACACACCTAAATACAATGGTATCACCGATCCCCATGAGCATGTCACCTCCTACACATACGCCATTAAGGGTAACGAtttggaagatgatgagatcgaatcTATTTTattgaagaagttcggggaaatcCTATCGAAGGGAGCAATGATCTGGTACCACAATCTACCACCCAATTCTAtcgactcatttgccatgttagcagactctttcataaaggcacatgccggagtCATAAAGGTTGCGACAAGGAAATTGGACCTTTTCAAAGTAAGATATAGGGATAATGAAATGTTGAGGGAGTTTGTATCCCAATTTCAAATAGACCACATGGAGTTGCCATCGGTCATAGATGATTGGGtcgttcaagctttcactcagGGATTGAATGAACAAAGTTCGAAAGCATCATGTCAGCTGAAGCTAAATCTGATCGAATATCCGGTTGTAACTTGGGCAGATGTACATAATCGGTACCAATCGAAAATCAGGATAGAGGATAACCAATTATGAGCTCCTTCCAATTCAGTTCACCCGAACAGGTCAGCCGCCAAAAATCAGAGGGACATCGATAGAGAGCCAAGATCGAACAAAGATCGATATCAACCGTACAACTCAGATCGCAGGAACAGTGGTACAGGACGCAATCATGCCTAGAACAATCGAAGAAGCGATCGTGGACAGAATACTCGGGGACTCATAAGCAAAAATGGTTTTAACAAGTACGCTGACCCCATAGAGGCACCTTAATTATCGGAGTATAATTTTAGTATCGATGCATCAGGTATGTATCAGCAATTGgaagaatcaaagacaccagATGGCCTAGGCTTATACAGATCGATCTTTCCCAAAGGAACCCCAATCtgatgtgtaaatatcatggTACACATGGTCATAGGACTGAGGATTACAGGAAATTGAGAGAGGAGGTAGCCCGTTTATTCaatgagggccaccttcgagaattcctaagtgatcgaGCCAAGAATAATTTCAGGGAAAGGGACGCCAACAAGAAAATTGAACAGGAATATCCACAACATGTAATTCATATGATCGTCAAAGGGGTCGATATTCCACAAGGGCACGTGTTCAAACGCACTAAGGTATTAATTATTAGGGAGAAACTGACCCCAGATTATGTGCCAGAATGTACCGTATCATTCAACGATGAGGAGGCAGAAGGAAtttctcagcctcacaacgatgtTCTGGTAACCTCTATCTtgttaaataaagttcaagttaagcgtgctttagtagatccaggtagctcagcaaacattATCCGATCGACGGTCGTGGAgcaactcggcctacaagatcagatCGTTCCCGCAACTCGGGTCTTGAACGGTTTCAATATAGCCAGTGAAACAACTAAAGGAGAGATTGTCCTACCGGTAAACGTGGCTGGAATTATCCAAGATACCAAGTTTCACGTAATCGAGGGCAACATGACGAACAGCTGCCTACTCGGGAGGccttggatccacaacatgagggtagtCCCTTCGACTCTctaccaaatgatgaaattcccaacgtCAGACGGGGTAAAAACAATGTGCGGGAGCAGCATGCTGCAAAGGAAATGTTCGTGGTCGATGAGGTAATACCGATTTCGGCACTATCAACATCGGAAGGATCAAGCATTAAAGGTCAACAGAAAGCCAAATAGTAATCACTGCCACCAGCCTCGACCGAACCGGAGAACCaggaaatagaagaagaagaggaagatttTTTGACCCCTCGAACTTTTGTTGTTCTCGAAGATTTCGACGCAACCAAATCAATGGTCGAAAAGCTGGAATAGGTTATATtgaggtatacctgggaacggggttaACACCCGAACACAAGAAAaatcttattcattttcttattgataatatagattgtttttcttggtcccactTAGACACGACAGAGATCCCGCCGGAAATACCAACACATTGGCTAAGCGTGGACCTAAAGTTCAGACCAGTGAAATAGAAGagaaggccccagtccgaggtaaagcataCATTCATAAAGAACAAGGcaactaaacttctcaaaatagggtccattcgggaagtAAAGTACCCCGAGTGGTTAGCTAATATAGTTGTAGTTCCCAAAAAAGGGAATAAACTTAGGATGTGTGTAAATTATAAAGACTTAAACAAGGCATGTctcaaagattcttttccactgcttaacatcgatcacatgatcgacgccacggccggccacgagatccttagttttctcgatacttattccgggtacaatcaaatttaaATGAACACGGGAGACCAAGAAAAGACTTCATTCATCACCAAgtatggaacatattgttataatgtaatgcccttcgagCTAAAAACATAGGAGCTAcctaccaacgcctagtaaataaaatgttcgaagaacagataggtaaatcaatggaagtatatattgatgacatgctagttaagtccctgcgcgcagaggaccatttgacacatTTGCAGAAAATATTCAACATACTGAGaagatacaacatgaagcttaaccccgagaaatgtgttTTTGGGGTCGGTTTGGGAAAGTTCCttggcttcatggtgtcaaatcggggaatcgagatcaaccccgataaaatcaaggctaTCGAAGACATCACCGTCGTGGATAGTGTTAAAGCCGTGCAAAGGCTAATGAGGTGGATAGCTGTCTTAGGCCGATTCATATAGAGATCATCGAATCAGAGTCATAGATTCTTCTCtctactcaaaaagaagaacgatTTCTCCTGGACCCCGGAATGCAAACAGGCGTTAGAAGAATTGAAGCGATACCTCTCGAGCCCACCATTGCTTCATACTCCAAAGGTAGATGAAAACCTCTACTTATACTTAGCAGACTCGAAGATCGCGGTAAGTGGTGTCctggttcgagaagagcaaggtacgtaatttcctatttattatgtaagtcgaactCTAGGAGAAGTAGaaactagatatccacacttagagaaattggCACTTACTTtgataagcgcctctaggaagtTAAAACCTTATTTCTGATTTCACCACATACGTGTACTAACCACTTACCCACTTCGTAATGTTTTGCATAAACCCGAGCTATCgagccgattggccaaatgggtcgtcgaactcagtgggtacgatatcgaatatcaaccccgaatggccatcaaatctcaaattttagcAGACTTCGTGGCTGATTTCAAGCcaaccctcgtacccgaagtCGAGAAGGAACTCTTATTAAAATCAGGTACATCATCGAAggtgtggacccttttcacagacgGCGCCTCGAATGTGAAGGGGTCTGGTCTAGTCATCATTTTGAAGCCGCCCACGGGAAACACTATTAGataatctatcaaaacttctaagttgactaacaatgaggctgagtatgaggctttgattgcaggtctcgaactagctaaaagcttgggggcGGATGTCATTGAAGCCAAGTGAGACTCTATGCTGGTagtaaaccaagtaaacaaaaccttcgaggttcgagaggatagaatgcaaaggtatttggataAGCTACAAGTGACTTTGCACTATTTTAAAAAATGGACCTTACAGCACGTACCTCGCGAGCAGAACAACGAAGCCGATGCTCTTGCAAATTTGGGGTCGTCAGTCCAGGAGGACGAAATTAGCTCGGGGACGATCATTCAACTCTCGAGATCGGTGATCGAAGAAGGTCACGCTGAGATAAACTCCACAAACTTAACTTGGGATTAGAGAAATAAATATATCGAGTACTTGAAAATCGGAAAGCTCTTGTCGAACcctaaagaatcgagggccctacggACAAATGCTGCTCGATTCACATAGGCTAAAGATGGAACATTGTACAAGAGGACGTTTGACAGACCATTAGCAGTATGTTTGAGACCAGGGGACATCGATTATGTTCTACGAGAAATCCATGAAGGTACTTGTGGGAACCACTCAGGTGCTGAATCACTAGTTCACAAAATCATCAGAGCAGGATACTATTGGGATAGTATGGAAAAAGACGCTAAGGAGTTTGTttgaaaatgtgataaatgccaaaggtatacgccgatgatccatcagcccggGGAACAACTTCATTCGGTCTtatccccatggccattcatgaaatgggggatggatatcgtcggccctctGCCATCGGCTACAAGTAAatctaaattcattttgtttatgactgactacttttctaaa encodes the following:
- the LOC138871939 gene encoding uncharacterized protein, with translation MPDTPKYNGITDPHEHVTSYTYAIKGNDLEDDEIESILLKKFGEILSKGAMIWYHNLPPNSIDSFAMLADSFIKAHAGVIKVATRKLDLFKVRYRDNEMLREFVSQFQIDHMELPSVIDDWVVQAFTQGLNEQSSKASCQLKLNLIEYPVVTWADVHNRYVSAIGRIKDTRWPRLIQIDLSQRNPNLMCKYHGTHGHRTEDYRKLREEVARLFNEGHLREFLSDRAKNNFRERDANKKIEQEYPQHVIHMIVKGVDIPQGHVFKRTKVLIIREKLTPDYVPECTVSFNDEEAEGISQPHNDVLVTSILLNKVQVKRALVDPGSSANIIRSTVVEQLGLQDQIVPATRVLNGFNIASETTKGEIVLPVNVAGIIQDTKFHVYADDPSARGTTSFGLIPMAIHEMGDGYRRPSAIGYK